A genomic window from Parasteatoda tepidariorum isolate YZ-2023 chromosome 10, CAS_Ptep_4.0, whole genome shotgun sequence includes:
- the LOC107440142 gene encoding armadillo repeat-containing protein 8 isoform X4: MKMVNMDPYMDVESNQQFIDRLFSPDPQTCLDALKHLKNTVIGSNKQKGIVIQMGVLPRLYQFLTDEVSSEDLMIETAVTLGSLAKGTDKHVEDLLGSGLIGAVLRGLATSSNMKLTEACLRCLRTVLSRNDATIDMLYEDPTLIPHLVSMCKQQSTTVQECVMTMLSSGCQTPEHQDLLCANGVLDLLPPLLCNSVYRVQIPSLGCLAHMSYQNEKVSELAATSSHNGKSVPDILIGLMSRDKTTEMQLAAAKCMTYMCRAGAIPADDFRIVYKALPTLVRMCQKDVSPEERVDGAETLAYLTEVDTELQRIASISDHLIPTLSELLKYRLPNQNAENGEDNTANDETKTDTITRVVQEVKMAQEMKQAAFKAFASLAANDEDIRRKIIDTENLMENVVSAFTDPNQRVRLAAVRCLHSLSRSVQQLRTTFQDHAVWRPLMKLFQTGNDDILTVASSTLCNLLLEFSPSKEPILECGAVELLCGLTRRDDPLLRLNGVWALMNMAFQADHKIKAQILTALGSDHVFNLLSDSDVDVLMKTLGLLRNLLSTKPHIDHIMGLHGKQVMQAIVLILEGEHSAEVKEQALCILANIADGDFAKNFIMSNDDVLKKLISYLTHSNVKLQIAATFCISNLVWKEEEGASERQSKLRELGVQQILQSLLVTSDTTLFDRVKTALQQFPSGTGT, translated from the exons ATGAAAATGGTTAATATGGACCCGTACATG gatgTTGAAAGTAATCAGCAATTTATTGACCGCCTGTTTAGCCCTGATCCACAGACATGTTTAGATGCTTTGAA ACACcttaaaaatactgttattggcagtaataaacaaaaaggTATCGTCATTCAAATGGGTGTTTTACCAAG actttatcaatttttaactgATGAAGTTAGCAGTGAGGATCTAATGATAGAAACAGCAGTTACGCTTGGAAGTTTAGCTAAAGGAACAGATAAACATGTAGAAGATCTTTTAGGGTCTGGGCTTATTGGAGCTGTCTTGAGAG GTTTGGCAACAAGTTCAAACATGAAGTTAACTGAAGCATGTTTGAGGTGTTTGCGTACTGTGCTTTCACGTAATGATGCTACTATTGATATGTTATATGAAGATCCAACTCTTATCCCTCATCTAGTATCAATGTGTAAACAACAATCAACTACTGTACAGGAATGTGTCATGACTATGCTGAGTTCTGGGTGCCAG acTCCTGAACATCAAGATCTATTATGTGCCAATGGAGTACTGGATCTCTTGCCTccgttattatgtaattctgttTATAGA gtACAAATACCTTCTCTAGGTTGCCTAGCTCATATGAGTTATCAAAATGAGAAAGTGTCTGAATTAGCTGCCACAT CAAGTCACAATGGTAAATCTGTACCAGATATCTTAATAGGATTAATGAGTAGGGATAAAACAACAGAAATGCAGCTAGCTGCTGCAAAAtg taTGACATATATGTGCAGAGCAGGAGCTATACCTGCAGATGATTTTAGAATTGTGTACAAA GCCCTTCCAACTTTAGTAAGAATGTGTCAAAAAGATGTTTCTCCCGAAGAAAGAGTCGATGGGGCTGAAACATTAGCTTATCTCACTGAAGTCGACACTGAGTTACAGAGAATCGCAAGTATTAGTGACCACCTGATACCAACACTATCAGAACTGTTGAAGTATCGGTTGCCCAATCAAAATGCGGAGAATGGGGAAGATAATACAGCTAATGACGAAACCAAAACTGATACAATAACTAGG GTTGTTCAAGAAGTTAAAATGGCCCAGGAAATGAAGCAAGCCGCATTCAAAGCATTTGCATCATTAGCAGCCAACGATGAAGACATTAGAAGAAAG ATTATTGATACTGAGAATCTCATGGAAAATGTTGTGAGCGCCTTCACAGACCCAAATCAACGTGTTCGATTAGCTGCGGTTAGATGTTTACATAGTTTATCCAGATCTGTGCAACAATTAAGAACTACTTTCCAAGATCACGCTGTATGGAGGCCATTAATGAAACTGTTTCAAACAGGCAATGATGACATTTTAACAGTTGCCTCCAGCACACTCTGCAATCTACTGCTAGAATTTTCCCCAAGCAAAGAg CCAATCCTGGAATGTGGTGCAGTGGAACTTCTGTGCGGCCTCACCCGTAGAGACGATCCTCTCTTAAGGCTCAATGGAGTGTGGGCTCTCATGAATATGGCTTTTCAAGCGGACCACAAAATCAAAGCTCAGATTCTGACGGCTCTTGGAAGTGACCATGTCTTCAACTTGTTATCTGACTCAGATGTGGACGTTTTGATGAAGACGCTAGGTTTATTGAGGAATCTACTCTCCACCAAGCCT cacaTTGATCATATCATGGGACTTCATGGTAAACAAGTAATGCAGGCCATTGTACTTATACTTGAAGGTGAGCATAGTGCAGAAGTAAAGGAGCAAGCACTTTGTATTCTTGCCAATATTGCAGATGGAGATTTTgccaaaaattttatcatgtcaAATGATGATGtcttaaagaaactgatatctTACTTG actcATTCTAATGTCAAACTGCAAATTGCTGCCACTTTCTGTATTTCTAATTTGGTGTGGAAAGAAGAGGAAg gtgCTTCTGAACGCCAGTCAAAGTTAAGAGAGTTGGGAGTACAGCAAATTTTGCAATCATTGCTAGTTACTAGTGACACAACTCTATTTGACcg aGTGAAAACTGCATTACAACAATTTCCATCAGGAACAGGAACCTGA
- the LOC107440142 gene encoding armadillo repeat-containing protein 8 isoform X3, which translates to MKMVNMDPYMDVESNQQFIDRLFSPDPQTCLDALKHLKNTVIGSNKQKGIVIQMGVLPRLYQFLTDEVSSEDLMIETAVTLGSLAKGTDKHVEDLLGSGLIGAVLRGLATSSNMKLTEACLRCLRTVLSRNDATIDMLYEDPTLIPHLVSMCKQQSTTVQECVMTMLSSGCQTPEHQDLLCANGVLDLLPPLLCNSVYRVQIPSLGCLAHMSYQNEKVSELAATSSHNGKSVPDILIGLMSRDKTTEMQLAAAKCMTYMCRAGAIPADDFRIVYKALPTLVRMCQKDVSPEERVDGAETLAYLTEVDTELQRIASISDHLIPTLSELLKYRLPNQNAENGEDNTANDETKTDTITRVVQEVKMAQEMKQAAFKAFASLAANDEDIRRKIIDTENLMENVVSAFTDPNQRVRLAAVRCLHSLSRSVQQLRTTFQDHAVWRPLMKLFQTGNDDILTVASSTLCNLLLEFSPSKEPILECGAVELLCGLTRRDDPLLRLNGVWALMNMAFQADHKIKAQILTALGSDHVFNLLSDSDVDVLMKTLGLLRNLLSTKPVSSHIDHIMGLHGKQVMQAIVLILEGEHSAEVKEQALCILANIADGDFAKNFIMSNDDVLKKLISYLTHSNVKLQIAATFCISNLVWKEEEGASERQSKLRELGVQQILQSLLVTSDTTLFDRVKTALQQFPSGTGT; encoded by the exons ATGAAAATGGTTAATATGGACCCGTACATG gatgTTGAAAGTAATCAGCAATTTATTGACCGCCTGTTTAGCCCTGATCCACAGACATGTTTAGATGCTTTGAA ACACcttaaaaatactgttattggcagtaataaacaaaaaggTATCGTCATTCAAATGGGTGTTTTACCAAG actttatcaatttttaactgATGAAGTTAGCAGTGAGGATCTAATGATAGAAACAGCAGTTACGCTTGGAAGTTTAGCTAAAGGAACAGATAAACATGTAGAAGATCTTTTAGGGTCTGGGCTTATTGGAGCTGTCTTGAGAG GTTTGGCAACAAGTTCAAACATGAAGTTAACTGAAGCATGTTTGAGGTGTTTGCGTACTGTGCTTTCACGTAATGATGCTACTATTGATATGTTATATGAAGATCCAACTCTTATCCCTCATCTAGTATCAATGTGTAAACAACAATCAACTACTGTACAGGAATGTGTCATGACTATGCTGAGTTCTGGGTGCCAG acTCCTGAACATCAAGATCTATTATGTGCCAATGGAGTACTGGATCTCTTGCCTccgttattatgtaattctgttTATAGA gtACAAATACCTTCTCTAGGTTGCCTAGCTCATATGAGTTATCAAAATGAGAAAGTGTCTGAATTAGCTGCCACAT CAAGTCACAATGGTAAATCTGTACCAGATATCTTAATAGGATTAATGAGTAGGGATAAAACAACAGAAATGCAGCTAGCTGCTGCAAAAtg taTGACATATATGTGCAGAGCAGGAGCTATACCTGCAGATGATTTTAGAATTGTGTACAAA GCCCTTCCAACTTTAGTAAGAATGTGTCAAAAAGATGTTTCTCCCGAAGAAAGAGTCGATGGGGCTGAAACATTAGCTTATCTCACTGAAGTCGACACTGAGTTACAGAGAATCGCAAGTATTAGTGACCACCTGATACCAACACTATCAGAACTGTTGAAGTATCGGTTGCCCAATCAAAATGCGGAGAATGGGGAAGATAATACAGCTAATGACGAAACCAAAACTGATACAATAACTAGG GTTGTTCAAGAAGTTAAAATGGCCCAGGAAATGAAGCAAGCCGCATTCAAAGCATTTGCATCATTAGCAGCCAACGATGAAGACATTAGAAGAAAG ATTATTGATACTGAGAATCTCATGGAAAATGTTGTGAGCGCCTTCACAGACCCAAATCAACGTGTTCGATTAGCTGCGGTTAGATGTTTACATAGTTTATCCAGATCTGTGCAACAATTAAGAACTACTTTCCAAGATCACGCTGTATGGAGGCCATTAATGAAACTGTTTCAAACAGGCAATGATGACATTTTAACAGTTGCCTCCAGCACACTCTGCAATCTACTGCTAGAATTTTCCCCAAGCAAAGAg CCAATCCTGGAATGTGGTGCAGTGGAACTTCTGTGCGGCCTCACCCGTAGAGACGATCCTCTCTTAAGGCTCAATGGAGTGTGGGCTCTCATGAATATGGCTTTTCAAGCGGACCACAAAATCAAAGCTCAGATTCTGACGGCTCTTGGAAGTGACCATGTCTTCAACTTGTTATCTGACTCAGATGTGGACGTTTTGATGAAGACGCTAGGTTTATTGAGGAATCTACTCTCCACCAAGCCTGTAAGTAGT cacaTTGATCATATCATGGGACTTCATGGTAAACAAGTAATGCAGGCCATTGTACTTATACTTGAAGGTGAGCATAGTGCAGAAGTAAAGGAGCAAGCACTTTGTATTCTTGCCAATATTGCAGATGGAGATTTTgccaaaaattttatcatgtcaAATGATGATGtcttaaagaaactgatatctTACTTG actcATTCTAATGTCAAACTGCAAATTGCTGCCACTTTCTGTATTTCTAATTTGGTGTGGAAAGAAGAGGAAg gtgCTTCTGAACGCCAGTCAAAGTTAAGAGAGTTGGGAGTACAGCAAATTTTGCAATCATTGCTAGTTACTAGTGACACAACTCTATTTGACcg aGTGAAAACTGCATTACAACAATTTCCATCAGGAACAGGAACCTGA
- the LOC107440142 gene encoding armadillo repeat-containing protein 8 isoform X1 produces MKMVNMDPYMDVESNQQFIDRLFSPDPQTCLDALKHLKNTVIGSNKQKGIVIQMGVLPRLYQFLTDEVSSEDLMIETAVTLGSLAKGTDKHVEDLLGSGLIGAVLRGLATSSNMKLTEACLRCLRTVLSRNDATIDMLYEDPTLIPHLVSMCKQQSTTVQECVMTMLSSGCQTPEHQDLLCANGVLDLLPPLLCNSVYRVQIPSLGCLAHMSYQNEKVSELAATSSHNGKSVPDILIGLMSRDKTTEMQLAAAKCMTYMCRAGAIPADDFRIVYKALPTLVRMCQKDVSPEERVDGAETLAYLTEVDTELQRIASISDHLIPTLSELLKYRLPNQNAENGEDNTANDETKTDTITRVVQEVKMAQEMKQAAFKAFASLAANDEDIRRKIIDTENLMENVVSAFTDPNQRVRLAAVRCLHSLSRSVQQLRTTFQDHAVWRPLMKLFQTGNDDILTVASSTLCNLLLEFSPSKEWFSTQPILECGAVELLCGLTRRDDPLLRLNGVWALMNMAFQADHKIKAQILTALGSDHVFNLLSDSDVDVLMKTLGLLRNLLSTKPVSSHIDHIMGLHGKQVMQAIVLILEGEHSAEVKEQALCILANIADGDFAKNFIMSNDDVLKKLISYLTHSNVKLQIAATFCISNLVWKEEEGASERQSKLRELGVQQILQSLLVTSDTTLFDRVKTALQQFPSGTGT; encoded by the exons ATGAAAATGGTTAATATGGACCCGTACATG gatgTTGAAAGTAATCAGCAATTTATTGACCGCCTGTTTAGCCCTGATCCACAGACATGTTTAGATGCTTTGAA ACACcttaaaaatactgttattggcagtaataaacaaaaaggTATCGTCATTCAAATGGGTGTTTTACCAAG actttatcaatttttaactgATGAAGTTAGCAGTGAGGATCTAATGATAGAAACAGCAGTTACGCTTGGAAGTTTAGCTAAAGGAACAGATAAACATGTAGAAGATCTTTTAGGGTCTGGGCTTATTGGAGCTGTCTTGAGAG GTTTGGCAACAAGTTCAAACATGAAGTTAACTGAAGCATGTTTGAGGTGTTTGCGTACTGTGCTTTCACGTAATGATGCTACTATTGATATGTTATATGAAGATCCAACTCTTATCCCTCATCTAGTATCAATGTGTAAACAACAATCAACTACTGTACAGGAATGTGTCATGACTATGCTGAGTTCTGGGTGCCAG acTCCTGAACATCAAGATCTATTATGTGCCAATGGAGTACTGGATCTCTTGCCTccgttattatgtaattctgttTATAGA gtACAAATACCTTCTCTAGGTTGCCTAGCTCATATGAGTTATCAAAATGAGAAAGTGTCTGAATTAGCTGCCACAT CAAGTCACAATGGTAAATCTGTACCAGATATCTTAATAGGATTAATGAGTAGGGATAAAACAACAGAAATGCAGCTAGCTGCTGCAAAAtg taTGACATATATGTGCAGAGCAGGAGCTATACCTGCAGATGATTTTAGAATTGTGTACAAA GCCCTTCCAACTTTAGTAAGAATGTGTCAAAAAGATGTTTCTCCCGAAGAAAGAGTCGATGGGGCTGAAACATTAGCTTATCTCACTGAAGTCGACACTGAGTTACAGAGAATCGCAAGTATTAGTGACCACCTGATACCAACACTATCAGAACTGTTGAAGTATCGGTTGCCCAATCAAAATGCGGAGAATGGGGAAGATAATACAGCTAATGACGAAACCAAAACTGATACAATAACTAGG GTTGTTCAAGAAGTTAAAATGGCCCAGGAAATGAAGCAAGCCGCATTCAAAGCATTTGCATCATTAGCAGCCAACGATGAAGACATTAGAAGAAAG ATTATTGATACTGAGAATCTCATGGAAAATGTTGTGAGCGCCTTCACAGACCCAAATCAACGTGTTCGATTAGCTGCGGTTAGATGTTTACATAGTTTATCCAGATCTGTGCAACAATTAAGAACTACTTTCCAAGATCACGCTGTATGGAGGCCATTAATGAAACTGTTTCAAACAGGCAATGATGACATTTTAACAGTTGCCTCCAGCACACTCTGCAATCTACTGCTAGAATTTTCCCCAAGCAAAGAg TGGTTTTCTACTCAGCCAATCCTGGAATGTGGTGCAGTGGAACTTCTGTGCGGCCTCACCCGTAGAGACGATCCTCTCTTAAGGCTCAATGGAGTGTGGGCTCTCATGAATATGGCTTTTCAAGCGGACCACAAAATCAAAGCTCAGATTCTGACGGCTCTTGGAAGTGACCATGTCTTCAACTTGTTATCTGACTCAGATGTGGACGTTTTGATGAAGACGCTAGGTTTATTGAGGAATCTACTCTCCACCAAGCCTGTAAGTAGT cacaTTGATCATATCATGGGACTTCATGGTAAACAAGTAATGCAGGCCATTGTACTTATACTTGAAGGTGAGCATAGTGCAGAAGTAAAGGAGCAAGCACTTTGTATTCTTGCCAATATTGCAGATGGAGATTTTgccaaaaattttatcatgtcaAATGATGATGtcttaaagaaactgatatctTACTTG actcATTCTAATGTCAAACTGCAAATTGCTGCCACTTTCTGTATTTCTAATTTGGTGTGGAAAGAAGAGGAAg gtgCTTCTGAACGCCAGTCAAAGTTAAGAGAGTTGGGAGTACAGCAAATTTTGCAATCATTGCTAGTTACTAGTGACACAACTCTATTTGACcg aGTGAAAACTGCATTACAACAATTTCCATCAGGAACAGGAACCTGA
- the LOC107440142 gene encoding armadillo repeat-containing protein 8 isoform X2 yields the protein MKMVNMDPYMDVESNQQFIDRLFSPDPQTCLDALKHLKNTVIGSNKQKGIVIQMGVLPRLYQFLTDEVSSEDLMIETAVTLGSLAKGTDKHVEDLLGSGLIGAVLRGLATSSNMKLTEACLRCLRTVLSRNDATIDMLYEDPTLIPHLVSMCKQQSTTVQECVMTMLSSGCQTPEHQDLLCANGVLDLLPPLLCNSVYRVQIPSLGCLAHMSYQNEKVSELAATSSHNGKSVPDILIGLMSRDKTTEMQLAAAKCMTYMCRAGAIPADDFRIVYKALPTLVRMCQKDVSPEERVDGAETLAYLTEVDTELQRIASISDHLIPTLSELLKYRLPNQNAENGEDNTANDETKTDTITRVVQEVKMAQEMKQAAFKAFASLAANDEDIRRKIIDTENLMENVVSAFTDPNQRVRLAAVRCLHSLSRSVQQLRTTFQDHAVWRPLMKLFQTGNDDILTVASSTLCNLLLEFSPSKEWFSTQPILECGAVELLCGLTRRDDPLLRLNGVWALMNMAFQADHKIKAQILTALGSDHVFNLLSDSDVDVLMKTLGLLRNLLSTKPHIDHIMGLHGKQVMQAIVLILEGEHSAEVKEQALCILANIADGDFAKNFIMSNDDVLKKLISYLTHSNVKLQIAATFCISNLVWKEEEGASERQSKLRELGVQQILQSLLVTSDTTLFDRVKTALQQFPSGTGT from the exons ATGAAAATGGTTAATATGGACCCGTACATG gatgTTGAAAGTAATCAGCAATTTATTGACCGCCTGTTTAGCCCTGATCCACAGACATGTTTAGATGCTTTGAA ACACcttaaaaatactgttattggcagtaataaacaaaaaggTATCGTCATTCAAATGGGTGTTTTACCAAG actttatcaatttttaactgATGAAGTTAGCAGTGAGGATCTAATGATAGAAACAGCAGTTACGCTTGGAAGTTTAGCTAAAGGAACAGATAAACATGTAGAAGATCTTTTAGGGTCTGGGCTTATTGGAGCTGTCTTGAGAG GTTTGGCAACAAGTTCAAACATGAAGTTAACTGAAGCATGTTTGAGGTGTTTGCGTACTGTGCTTTCACGTAATGATGCTACTATTGATATGTTATATGAAGATCCAACTCTTATCCCTCATCTAGTATCAATGTGTAAACAACAATCAACTACTGTACAGGAATGTGTCATGACTATGCTGAGTTCTGGGTGCCAG acTCCTGAACATCAAGATCTATTATGTGCCAATGGAGTACTGGATCTCTTGCCTccgttattatgtaattctgttTATAGA gtACAAATACCTTCTCTAGGTTGCCTAGCTCATATGAGTTATCAAAATGAGAAAGTGTCTGAATTAGCTGCCACAT CAAGTCACAATGGTAAATCTGTACCAGATATCTTAATAGGATTAATGAGTAGGGATAAAACAACAGAAATGCAGCTAGCTGCTGCAAAAtg taTGACATATATGTGCAGAGCAGGAGCTATACCTGCAGATGATTTTAGAATTGTGTACAAA GCCCTTCCAACTTTAGTAAGAATGTGTCAAAAAGATGTTTCTCCCGAAGAAAGAGTCGATGGGGCTGAAACATTAGCTTATCTCACTGAAGTCGACACTGAGTTACAGAGAATCGCAAGTATTAGTGACCACCTGATACCAACACTATCAGAACTGTTGAAGTATCGGTTGCCCAATCAAAATGCGGAGAATGGGGAAGATAATACAGCTAATGACGAAACCAAAACTGATACAATAACTAGG GTTGTTCAAGAAGTTAAAATGGCCCAGGAAATGAAGCAAGCCGCATTCAAAGCATTTGCATCATTAGCAGCCAACGATGAAGACATTAGAAGAAAG ATTATTGATACTGAGAATCTCATGGAAAATGTTGTGAGCGCCTTCACAGACCCAAATCAACGTGTTCGATTAGCTGCGGTTAGATGTTTACATAGTTTATCCAGATCTGTGCAACAATTAAGAACTACTTTCCAAGATCACGCTGTATGGAGGCCATTAATGAAACTGTTTCAAACAGGCAATGATGACATTTTAACAGTTGCCTCCAGCACACTCTGCAATCTACTGCTAGAATTTTCCCCAAGCAAAGAg TGGTTTTCTACTCAGCCAATCCTGGAATGTGGTGCAGTGGAACTTCTGTGCGGCCTCACCCGTAGAGACGATCCTCTCTTAAGGCTCAATGGAGTGTGGGCTCTCATGAATATGGCTTTTCAAGCGGACCACAAAATCAAAGCTCAGATTCTGACGGCTCTTGGAAGTGACCATGTCTTCAACTTGTTATCTGACTCAGATGTGGACGTTTTGATGAAGACGCTAGGTTTATTGAGGAATCTACTCTCCACCAAGCCT cacaTTGATCATATCATGGGACTTCATGGTAAACAAGTAATGCAGGCCATTGTACTTATACTTGAAGGTGAGCATAGTGCAGAAGTAAAGGAGCAAGCACTTTGTATTCTTGCCAATATTGCAGATGGAGATTTTgccaaaaattttatcatgtcaAATGATGATGtcttaaagaaactgatatctTACTTG actcATTCTAATGTCAAACTGCAAATTGCTGCCACTTTCTGTATTTCTAATTTGGTGTGGAAAGAAGAGGAAg gtgCTTCTGAACGCCAGTCAAAGTTAAGAGAGTTGGGAGTACAGCAAATTTTGCAATCATTGCTAGTTACTAGTGACACAACTCTATTTGACcg aGTGAAAACTGCATTACAACAATTTCCATCAGGAACAGGAACCTGA